A stretch of the Halomonas sp. BDJS001 genome encodes the following:
- a CDS encoding agmatine/peptidylarginine deiminase — MTYRLLPEWYPQDGIQLTWPRPDGDWAPLLARIEATLERIVIATARYQRVLICVPDEPTKQRLANVFSACGVPAERLLLIVAPSDDTWARDHGPISVVDEDGQCLMLDYIFTGWGGKFPAEHDNRLTQWLADAGAWACPVASRDLVLEGGGIETDGEGTLLTTEACLLNPNRNPTLSRAEIEAQLGEDFGVDRVLWLANGHLEGDDTDSHIDTLARFCNPTTIAYVRCDDPNDPHYPALAAMEQELLAFRQRNGEPYRLIPLPWPQACFDPEDGHRLPATYANFLIINQAVLVPTYGDPADANALQALAVAFPEHTLIPIECVSVIRQHGSLHCLTMQLPKGTLARGTPTTTAIC; from the coding sequence ATGACGTATCGTTTGCTACCCGAATGGTATCCCCAGGATGGGATACAACTGACCTGGCCTCGCCCAGATGGCGATTGGGCGCCTCTGCTTGCGCGCATCGAAGCCACCCTCGAACGTATTGTCATTGCCACGGCGCGCTATCAGCGGGTGCTTATTTGCGTGCCCGACGAGCCCACTAAACAGCGCTTGGCCAACGTTTTTAGTGCCTGCGGGGTGCCCGCTGAACGCCTGCTGCTTATTGTCGCACCCAGCGACGACACCTGGGCAAGGGATCACGGCCCGATCAGCGTGGTCGATGAAGATGGCCAGTGTTTGATGCTCGATTACATCTTCACCGGCTGGGGCGGTAAGTTTCCTGCCGAGCACGATAACCGTCTCACCCAGTGGCTTGCCGATGCGGGTGCCTGGGCCTGCCCGGTGGCCTCGCGCGATCTAGTGCTGGAAGGTGGCGGTATAGAAACCGATGGCGAAGGCACCCTGCTTACCACCGAAGCCTGCCTGCTTAACCCTAATCGCAACCCCACGCTATCCCGAGCAGAGATAGAAGCGCAGCTTGGCGAAGACTTCGGCGTCGACCGGGTACTGTGGCTGGCCAACGGCCACTTGGAGGGCGACGATACCGACAGCCACATTGATACGCTGGCACGCTTTTGCAACCCAACCACCATCGCCTACGTGCGTTGCGATGACCCCAACGACCCGCACTACCCGGCCCTGGCAGCCATGGAGCAGGAGCTGCTGGCTTTCAGGCAACGCAATGGCGAGCCCTACCGGCTTATCCCTCTACCCTGGCCACAGGCTTGCTTTGACCCGGAGGATGGCCACCGCCTGCCCGCCACCTACGCCAACTTCCTGATCATCAATCAGGCCGTACTAGTGCCTACCTACGGCGACCCGGCGGATGCCAACGCCCTGCAAGCGCTGGCGGTTGCTTTTCCCGAGCATACGCTCATCCCTATTGAGTGCGTCAGCGTTATTCGCCAACATGGCAGCTTGCACTGCTTAACCATGCAGCTTCCGAAAGGCACGCTTGCCCGGGGCACGCCTACCACGACCGCTATTTGCTAA
- a CDS encoding DUF2062 domain-containing protein: MPRRFLQRYMPKPDTIRKQRSLRFMAPLIADPGLWLLTRRSVANAFSVGVFCAMLPIPFQMVVAALGARITRCNLALSVGLVWITNPLTMPLFFYGNYRIGTFILGAPVREAPSRISTRWIAEQMHDIMPALVVGSLVTAVVLAIVVNIGIRLIWRWHVSHNWKRRRHKRRQRRAQIEAEFDE, translated from the coding sequence ATGCCGCGCAGGTTCCTGCAGCGCTACATGCCCAAACCCGACACCATCAGGAAGCAGCGCTCGCTTCGCTTTATGGCACCGCTGATTGCAGATCCGGGTTTGTGGCTTTTAACTCGCCGAAGCGTTGCCAATGCCTTTAGCGTGGGCGTGTTTTGCGCGATGCTACCCATCCCTTTTCAGATGGTGGTCGCAGCCCTGGGCGCTCGTATTACACGTTGCAACTTAGCTCTCTCGGTGGGCCTGGTATGGATTACTAATCCATTAACGATGCCGCTATTTTTTTACGGTAACTACCGGATAGGTACTTTTATTCTGGGCGCGCCCGTGCGGGAAGCACCGTCACGCATTTCGACGCGCTGGATCGCCGAGCAGATGCACGACATTATGCCGGCACTGGTCGTCGGCTCGTTGGTAACCGCGGTAGTCTTAGCCATCGTGGTCAATATTGGCATTCGCTTGATCTGGCGCTGGCACGTCTCCCATAACTGGAAACGCCGCCGCCATAAACGTCGGCAGCGGCGCGCACAAATTGAAGCGGAATTTGATGAGTAA
- a CDS encoding carbon-nitrogen hydrolase gives MSTTLTVAVVQQPAWPEKAQSLSASEAGIRSAVEQGAQLVLLQELHATHYFCQFEDPSLFDLAEPLDGPTGQRLAALAKELDIVLVGSLFERRAPGLYHNTAVVYDRAKGRVGQYRKMHIPDDPGFYEKFYFTPGDHDSARGEGFTPIETSLGRLGVLVCWDQWYPEAARLMALAGADLLLYPTAIGWDLNDDGEEKRRQKDAWTVIQRAHGVANGLPVLVANRVGFEADHSGVGDGIQFWGGSFVCGPQGELLAHAGEETEQLVVTLDMARSENTRRIWPYLRDRRVDAYEDLTRRYRD, from the coding sequence ATGTCGACAACGCTAACCGTCGCTGTTGTGCAGCAACCCGCGTGGCCGGAAAAAGCCCAAAGCCTGTCTGCCAGTGAAGCTGGCATTCGCAGTGCCGTTGAGCAAGGCGCACAGTTGGTGCTGCTTCAAGAACTGCATGCCACCCACTATTTTTGCCAGTTTGAAGACCCTTCGCTGTTTGACCTGGCAGAGCCCCTTGACGGCCCGACCGGCCAGCGCTTGGCGGCGCTCGCTAAGGAGCTGGATATTGTCCTGGTCGGTTCGCTATTTGAGCGCCGCGCACCGGGTCTCTACCACAATACCGCCGTGGTCTATGACCGCGCCAAAGGCCGCGTTGGCCAGTATCGCAAGATGCATATTCCCGATGACCCAGGGTTTTATGAGAAGTTTTACTTCACCCCGGGGGATCATGACAGCGCCCGTGGAGAAGGCTTTACCCCTATTGAAACATCGCTAGGCCGTCTCGGCGTATTGGTCTGCTGGGATCAGTGGTACCCTGAAGCCGCCCGACTGATGGCGCTGGCCGGCGCCGACCTGCTGCTCTACCCCACGGCGATCGGCTGGGATCTCAATGACGACGGGGAAGAGAAGCGCCGCCAAAAAGATGCCTGGACAGTGATTCAGCGCGCCCATGGCGTGGCCAATGGCTTGCCCGTACTGGTGGCCAACCGGGTTGGCTTTGAGGCGGATCACTCCGGGGTTGGCGATGGCATTCAGTTCTGGGGCGGCAGTTTTGTCTGCGGGCCGCAGGGAGAACTACTTGCCCATGCGGGGGAAGAGACAGAGCAGTTGGTCGTTACCCTTGATATGGCGCGCAGTGAAAATACCCGCCGCATCTGGCCTTATCTGCGTGACCGCCGTGTGGACGCTTATGAAGACCTAACCCGCCGCTACCGGGACTAG
- a CDS encoding lipoprotein-releasing ABC transporter permease subunit, which yields MLDRLPFLVGLRYVRAKRRNHFISFISLTSMLGLMLGVAVLILVLSVMNGFDHELRTRILGMVPHAKIESRVGMVEWQTLAEELMQRERVIGAAPYVEQQGMFSVGGRNQGAMVNGIDPDWEDRVSIIGEHMRQGELSDLVPGEWHVVLGSMLARNLGVGVGDRVTLLVPEASITPAGVFPRLKRFTVSGIFSVGAELDANLAYANIEDMQTLARLGDAVGGLRLELDDLFAASSETQAILNELGPEYRGSDWTFSQGNLFQAIQMEKRMIALLLTVIIAVAAFNIVSTLVMVVTDKRADIAILRTIGAKPSSIMGIFIVQGMAIGFIGIAIGVAVGVLLALTIADLIGWVEGTLGIQFLDAGVYFISDLPSRLQWNDVSRIVLAAFGLTFLSTLYPAWRAAKVQPADVLRYE from the coding sequence ATGCTTGATCGTTTGCCTTTCCTGGTGGGGCTGCGCTACGTGCGCGCTAAACGCCGGAACCACTTTATTTCGTTTATTTCACTTACCTCAATGTTGGGGTTAATGCTGGGGGTCGCGGTACTTATCTTGGTGTTGTCGGTGATGAACGGCTTCGACCATGAGCTGCGCACGCGTATTTTAGGCATGGTGCCCCATGCTAAAATAGAGTCCCGAGTGGGTATGGTCGAGTGGCAAACGTTAGCCGAGGAGTTGATGCAGCGCGAACGTGTCATCGGCGCTGCGCCCTATGTTGAACAGCAGGGTATGTTCTCCGTGGGGGGGCGCAATCAGGGGGCCATGGTTAACGGCATTGATCCTGATTGGGAAGACCGTGTCTCGATTATCGGCGAGCACATGCGCCAGGGCGAACTGAGTGATCTGGTTCCCGGCGAGTGGCACGTAGTGCTGGGCTCCATGTTAGCGCGTAACTTGGGTGTTGGCGTGGGCGACCGCGTGACGCTGCTGGTGCCTGAAGCATCGATTACCCCCGCCGGGGTATTTCCGCGCTTAAAGCGCTTTACCGTTAGCGGTATTTTTAGCGTCGGGGCTGAATTGGACGCCAATTTGGCCTACGCCAATATCGAAGATATGCAAACGCTTGCCCGGCTAGGTGATGCGGTCGGTGGGCTTCGTCTAGAGTTGGATGACCTGTTTGCAGCCAGCAGCGAAACCCAGGCGATTCTCAATGAGCTTGGGCCGGAGTATCGGGGCAGCGACTGGACGTTCTCTCAAGGCAATCTTTTCCAGGCGATTCAGATGGAAAAGCGCATGATCGCACTGTTGTTAACCGTCATCATTGCCGTGGCAGCATTTAATATCGTTTCGACGCTGGTGATGGTGGTGACCGATAAGCGTGCGGATATCGCCATTCTGCGGACGATCGGTGCTAAGCCGAGCTCGATTATGGGGATTTTTATTGTTCAGGGCATGGCCATCGGCTTTATTGGTATCGCCATTGGGGTAGCCGTGGGTGTGCTGCTGGCGCTGACCATTGCTGATCTGATTGGCTGGGTGGAAGGCACGCTGGGGATCCAGTTCTTGGATGCGGGTGTCTACTTTATTAGCGATCTGCCTTCTCGCCTGCAGTGGAATGATGTCAGTCGCATTGTTTTGGCAGCCTTTGGTCTGACGTTCCTGTCGACACTCTATCCCGCTTGGCGGGCGGCAAAAGTTCAGCCAGCGGATGTGTTGCGCTATGAATAA
- a CDS encoding DNA internalization-related competence protein ComEC/Rec2: MRLGVAMPAALSALAGGTVAWYSHTAGVTPNAFGWVLVAALLGVGWRPRIGIWLLVGAWLFIGVQKEWGSRLPAGLSGEDIAVEVTVLTAQPVGSATRLLLSVDKCQSALTTAGQRPSCSALGKVRITAYSDALFEPGEQWQMTLRLRPSSGFANPDTFNYEQWLWREGIHATGYLRQEPAPVRLSPADPTLRQLALDFLARQPLGEQTKRWLAALTLGDSEQLTQDDWSLLNATGTTHLVVISGLHVGLVASFVLMLAKLGARFTTPTHWRMRTWPWWLAALACVGYASLAGMAPPAMRAMVMTLVGLWVLSGRHAPGPWQGWWLALALVLLFDPLALWRPGMWLSFIAVAWLIIIWQGRSRPQGIKGWCWALVRSQLLLAPLMAAAVLVAFGRVAPAAPLVNLVAVPWVSSVMVPTALLGWLLSPIPLAGELVWWLFEQALSVFNLLLTLAVQHWPLWEPERPLAYPLALALLLLSLCWGLPAVLPGLRLAATALVLTLPWWPLSSSVFPNALSITVYDVGQGQLIELRSEHYRLLYDTGPRFRSGFMPLEMLWSPGQQFDQVIVSHADNDHAGGIGALLADHQVKQWLAPAGEALPVPSSDCQRGQHWERDGVSYRILWPPRGITTCLLTIAPAFLR, translated from the coding sequence ATGCGGTTAGGGGTTGCCATGCCAGCGGCGCTTTCGGCACTCGCCGGGGGCACTGTTGCCTGGTACAGCCACACCGCTGGGGTGACTCCCAACGCCTTTGGGTGGGTGTTGGTCGCTGCTTTGCTAGGCGTGGGGTGGCGCCCGCGCATAGGTATCTGGCTGCTAGTCGGCGCCTGGCTCTTCATAGGGGTACAAAAAGAGTGGGGGAGTCGTTTGCCTGCGGGGCTAAGCGGAGAAGATATTGCCGTAGAGGTTACCGTGTTGACTGCTCAGCCAGTGGGCAGTGCAACGCGCCTGTTGTTAAGCGTCGATAAGTGTCAAAGCGCTTTAACGACCGCGGGGCAACGGCCCAGCTGTTCGGCGCTCGGCAAGGTGCGCATAACCGCTTATAGCGATGCGCTATTTGAGCCCGGTGAACAGTGGCAAATGACGCTTCGTTTGCGACCCTCCAGCGGCTTTGCCAATCCTGATACCTTCAATTATGAGCAGTGGCTGTGGCGCGAAGGAATCCACGCTACCGGCTACCTGCGCCAGGAACCAGCGCCCGTTAGGCTCTCTCCCGCAGACCCCACGCTGCGCCAGCTGGCGCTGGATTTTTTAGCCCGCCAACCCCTTGGCGAGCAAACCAAGCGCTGGTTGGCAGCGCTGACACTAGGCGATAGTGAGCAGCTAACCCAAGATGACTGGTCGCTGCTGAATGCCACCGGCACCACGCATCTGGTAGTGATTTCAGGCTTACATGTCGGGCTGGTGGCGTCATTTGTGCTAATGCTGGCCAAGTTAGGCGCGCGTTTTACCACGCCCACCCACTGGCGTATGCGTACCTGGCCGTGGTGGTTGGCAGCGTTAGCCTGTGTGGGTTACGCCTCCCTTGCAGGGATGGCGCCGCCGGCCATGCGGGCAATGGTGATGACTCTGGTCGGGCTGTGGGTGCTGAGTGGTCGGCATGCGCCGGGGCCTTGGCAAGGCTGGTGGCTGGCACTTGCGCTGGTACTGCTATTCGATCCGTTGGCGCTGTGGCGTCCTGGAATGTGGCTATCGTTTATCGCCGTAGCGTGGTTGATTATTATTTGGCAAGGGCGGAGCCGCCCCCAGGGTATCAAGGGCTGGTGCTGGGCGCTGGTGAGATCGCAACTGCTGCTAGCCCCGTTAATGGCCGCTGCGGTACTGGTAGCCTTTGGGCGGGTGGCGCCCGCCGCACCATTGGTCAATCTAGTCGCCGTGCCTTGGGTGAGTTCGGTGATGGTACCCACAGCGCTACTGGGGTGGCTGCTGTCACCCATCCCCTTGGCGGGGGAGTTGGTATGGTGGCTGTTTGAGCAGGCGCTGAGCGTGTTCAACCTGTTGCTGACGCTGGCTGTGCAGCACTGGCCCTTATGGGAGCCTGAGCGGCCATTAGCCTACCCCCTCGCCTTGGCGTTGCTGCTACTGTCATTATGCTGGGGGCTACCTGCCGTGCTGCCCGGTTTACGGCTGGCGGCTACTGCGCTGGTGTTGACGCTGCCGTGGTGGCCGCTTTCGTCATCGGTGTTTCCCAATGCGCTCAGTATCACTGTGTATGACGTGGGGCAGGGCCAATTGATCGAGCTGCGTAGCGAACACTATCGCCTTCTTTATGACACCGGGCCGCGCTTCCGCAGTGGCTTTATGCCCCTGGAGATGCTTTGGTCGCCAGGGCAGCAGTTTGACCAAGTCATTGTTAGCCACGCTGATAACGATCACGCCGGCGGTATCGGCGCATTGCTAGCCGATCATCAGGTCAAACAGTGGCTGGCGCCTGCGGGGGAAGCTCTGCCTGTTCCAAGCAGTGACTGCCAACGTGGCCAACATTGGGAGCGTGACGGAGTCAGCTACCGTATTCTCTGGCCCCCGCGGGGAATAACGACTTGTCTGCTAACGATCGCTCCTGCGTTCTTGAGGTGA
- a CDS encoding ABC transporter ATP-binding protein has product MSMNSTAINSTPINNEQEAAVMLDCQSLTRTYSEGPQDLTVLDKLNLQVRAGERVAIVGSSGSGKTTLLNLLGGLDRPSEGSVIIAGEPLSGLNEAALGSFRNRYIGFVYQFHHLLAEFTALENAALPLIIRGQSKKAAEKRAMQILERVGMQPRADHKPGELSGGERQRVAIARALVTDPSLVLMDEPTGNLDQTTASTILALMDELAKESACAFVIVTHDVSLAAHQDRVLKLDAGRLVEQAPAL; this is encoded by the coding sequence ATGTCTATGAATTCGACGGCTATAAATTCTACGCCCATCAATAATGAGCAAGAGGCGGCGGTAATGCTCGATTGTCAGTCGTTGACACGAACCTATAGCGAAGGCCCCCAGGATCTGACGGTACTGGACAAGCTCAATTTGCAAGTGCGCGCCGGGGAGCGTGTGGCTATCGTAGGTAGCTCGGGCTCGGGTAAAACAACGTTGCTCAATTTGCTTGGGGGGCTTGATCGCCCCAGTGAAGGCAGTGTCATTATCGCTGGTGAACCGCTATCAGGATTGAATGAGGCGGCACTTGGCAGCTTTCGCAACCGCTATATCGGGTTTGTGTACCAGTTCCATCACTTGTTGGCGGAGTTCACTGCGCTTGAGAACGCTGCGCTGCCGCTGATAATTCGCGGTCAGTCAAAAAAGGCCGCCGAAAAGCGGGCCATGCAGATACTTGAGCGGGTAGGTATGCAACCACGGGCGGATCATAAGCCCGGTGAACTGTCCGGCGGGGAGCGCCAGCGGGTAGCGATTGCTCGGGCGCTGGTCACCGATCCTAGCCTGGTGCTAATGGATGAGCCCACGGGCAATCTGGATCAAACTACCGCATCGACCATTTTGGCGCTCATGGACGAACTGGCCAAAGAGAGCGCCTGCGCCTTTGTGATTGTGACCCATGACGTTAGTCTGGCGGCCCATCAAGACCGGGTGCTTAAGCTGGATGCAGGCAGGTTGGTAGAGCAGGCACCAGCGCTCTAA
- a CDS encoding ComEC/Rec2 family competence protein, whose translation MSANDRSCVLEVSVGEQRLLITGDVGTEVERRFLREVDLPVSVLVAGHHGSGTSSGVQFVRHTSPEHVVFSAGRGNPFHHPVHSVVRRFRQQGSCLWSTAHDGALRFRLNAAQPIHIETMRPVPGRRNQC comes from the coding sequence TTGTCTGCTAACGATCGCTCCTGCGTTCTTGAGGTGAGCGTTGGTGAGCAGCGGCTGCTGATTACGGGGGATGTGGGCACCGAGGTGGAACGGCGATTCCTGCGCGAGGTAGACCTGCCCGTCAGTGTCTTGGTGGCAGGGCACCATGGCAGTGGTACCAGCTCGGGCGTCCAGTTTGTGCGCCATACCTCACCTGAGCATGTGGTGTTCAGCGCGGGACGCGGCAACCCTTTTCACCATCCGGTCCACTCGGTGGTGCGCCGCTTTCGTCAGCAGGGAAGCTGTCTATGGAGCACGGCCCATGACGGAGCGCTGCGTTTTCGGCTAAACGCGGCCCAACCTATTCATATTGAAACGATGCGACCAGTGCCAGGACGACGCAACCAGTGTTGA